Proteins encoded in a region of the Sparus aurata chromosome 6, fSpaAur1.1, whole genome shotgun sequence genome:
- the arl6ip5a gene encoding ADP-ribosylation factor-like 6 interacting protein 5a, producing MAKVELTPLRPWDDFFPGSERFAKPDTKDLAKWNNRVVSNLLYYQTNYLALAVAVFLIVGFLNPLGMFTAMAVVSAVFLGSVWAGENRAIINNFKRQNPTAFVIAVMVASYLLISLLGSVMVFMTAITLPLTLICAHASFRLRNMKNKLENKIEGAGLKRSPMGILLEALGQQEENFQKIQSFLEGKLKE from the exons ATGGCTAAAGTGGAGCTGACGCCGCTCAGACCATGGGACGACTTCTTCCCTGGCTCGGAGAGGTTCGCGAAGCCAGACACGAAAGATTTGGCGAAATGGAACAACAGAGTTGTCAGCAACCTGCTGTATTATCAGACAAATTATTTGGCTTTGGCCGTCGCTGTTTTCCTCATCGTCGG GTTCCTGAACCCGCTGGGGATGTTCACAGCCATGGCCGTGGTGTCGGCCGTCTTCCTGGGGTCGGTGTGGGCCGGAGAGAACAGAGCGATCATCAACAACTTCAAGAGGCAGAACCCCACTGCGTTCGTGATCGCCGTCATGGTCGCCAGCTACCTGTTAATCTCTTTGCTGGGAAGCGTCATGGTGTTTATGACTGCAATCACTTTGCCTCTGACCT TGATATGTGCACACGCTTCCTTTCGCCTCCgcaacatgaaaaataaactggAGAACAAGATCGAGGGGGCCGGACTGAAGAGGTCACCCATGGGCATCttgctggaggctctgggtcagcaggaggagaactTTCAAAAGATCCAGAGCTTTCTGGAGGGAAAACTGAAGGAGTGA